AGAAAATGGTATTAATTATTCTTTGGCAAGAACAAAAAGAACGAAATGCTACTTAGTCTTACCATGTCATGTTTAAGGTACTGCATCCCATATTTCTTGtgatcttttatttcttttcctcTTATTGGGTAGAAAGAGCAAGCGGCTTTATGTAGGAGTTGGCATATCATCGTAGTCTCAATGAAGACCTTTCCGTGAGCCCTGATGTCATTTTTGTTTTTGTCTCTTAACATGTGAATGCATGCATCTATGATCTGATGTTGCACAGAAAAAGTTTGGTTAGTATATCTACTTGAATGGGCAATGCAACAGACTTTTAAGTGAACGCACTTACATCGTCCTGCAAGTACTTTGGTGGACCATCCTCCAACATGGGATCTGCTAGGCTTTCCAATACCTTCTTCTGTATATTAACATCATCGATGTGCACTAGAACCTCTTCCTCTTCTGTTGACTTAATCTTGTTAATTATCTGCCTTTCTGGTTTAGATATCTTAACAACTGCATCGCCTGAAACAGTAAGAGGGCATAAGTGAAATAGAAACTGGTGTCCATTGAGTTGTTAAGGCAGAAATACTCTTGATTAACGCTGGTACAGAAGAATTGAACATGCAACTACTGGCTACAGGGAGGATGCAGAGCAGAAAGAAAATATTCAGCTAAACAGTAGACCAGAAAGCTCCTGGAACAAAAGACAACGAACGAAGCAGAGTGCCAATGATGGATGACATGAGGAGCCAGCTGCAGAGCTCGTCGAACCTGAGTTTTGAGAATCCAGGACGATCACCTCTCTAGGCACTGTCATGCTCAATTCCTCGGCATTCAGCAGCAGCACGATCTTTGGCTTGGTTGTCGATGCTGGTCTCTTCTTGGTTGACATTTGAATCGTTCCCACAATTTCCTGTAGTTTTGACTGATCCAGCTAACTCTATCTTGTGAGAACCGATAATGTGTCTTCGCAGGTGAGAAGTACCATTTATTTTTGAGTCAGCTCTGAACAGCTTGCCACATTGTCTGCACTTTGCCTTAATAACGCAGGGATCTTTAATGTTCGCCACTCTTGAGAAATGTAGCCAAACTTTTGATCTTGACCTCGAAGTACACTTGGTGTGCTTTCTTGACTTATTACTTGGTTGAACTTCCGCGCTCTTCTTTTTAGTGGAAGGCATGGGATTCCCTACTATTTCAGTGAACTGTAGGCCCTGCGAACAGACAAGTGGGGTTGTTTTGCAACATTAAACCATGCTGACATGTGCATCTGATGTACAATCTTATGATGCCTTACCTGGTGAGAAGGACCATTCGCGGAGGCAGCTCTTACAATACTGTTGAAACGATGGCAATCAGGAGAAGCTTGATCTTTGTCTTGGTTGTGGGTGCTGGCTAATTCGTTTTTGTtttttgattgtctcttcttgaTTATCAGTGATCCGGCAAACTCTATCTTGTGACAACCGATAATATGCCTCCGCAGGCGAGAAGTACCATTTCTTTTTGAATCAGCTTTCAACACCTTGTCACAGTATATGCACTTTGCCTTGACGCCAGAATCTTCAACGGACACCAATTTTTCGAAATGAAGCCAAACTTCTGATTTAGACCCTGAAGTGTACTTGTTGCACTTTCTTGATAATTTACCTATTCGAGCTTTGACATCATTGTTGCCTAGCTTAATTTGCTCACAGTCAACCACAATCCTCTCATTTTTTATCAAAGGCATCGCATTCTCAGCAATTTCTCTGGTCTGTAGCACCTGTGAACAAGAAGACCTCTGCGCCGCTTCTGAGTGAGCTGATAGGTCCATCTGAAGAACACTCTCAGGATGCCTTGGAACATTGGAAGAATTCTTGCTGAAGTGTAACCAAACTACTGAACCAGCCTTTGAACGCTGCTTCGCTGAAATTCCCTTCCTCCCTTTCTCATGTTGTTGAACTCTACAGCCTCTGGTACTATTGTTCTGGGATGCTGAACAGTAGGAACCTTCAGAATTTTGGGCACGTGTACTGTTATTCTGCTCATGGTTCTCACAAAAAAACGCATGGTCTTGAGACCAAATCCTCAAAACTGAATCGCCTACCATCTTTAAACGGGAGAAAACTTGTTTCATCAAAGCTGAGATATAGTCTAACTGGGCGGCCGCTGTGCACAGTGTTGCTGCACCAAGCATCCTAGAATGGCCAGCTGGCTCGATGGGGCGATAGGGCACAATCCTTTGGCTGATATCCTCCACTTTGGCTGTGAGCTCCTCGATCTGCTTGGCTTTACTAGGTAGTGACCCCCTCATGGCCGACAAATCCATGAGGCAGCAGTCAACCTCGCTGACCACCTCTAGGAATTGGTTCACCAAGGTAATTACCATATACTCAGATCTATCAGGGGCCTTCAGGTAACAACGTATTGTCTCGATCTCATCCCTCAGGGaagatttctttctttttaatgCGACGACGCGCTTTGTCTGATAATGTGAACTGTTAGTGCCCGTGCATAAAGAGTATAGAGGGATGAAAAAGCATTCTGTAACTGAGTTTTTCCAGTGAAAAAATAAGTTAATGTATTGGACACAGGGATGCCAGATGCCTGATGCCTCAACAATGCTGCAAAGACCAGGTTTTGTTTTTCCATCGTGACTTCGTTCCAACTTTCTTTGTTGGGACTTTTAACACGCTTTTGCGCTGATCTCATGTTTATGATAGACATCAAAATTTTCATGGCATTTTCTTTCACGggatattttttaccacctcgGCTCCAAATAGAAGTAGTAAAGAAAGCACAGATGGGGTATACACGAAATAGTCACTAAAAACTGTTTAGGAGATTTGTTCCCCTGGCTTCTTATTAATTGTCCACGCTTTGCTACCTGCTTCAGTTTTATGGTTGGACTGATCGAGGGATGCAACTGAATGTGGTATCAGATACAAGGGTGTCAAGTTTGAATCCTGGCATGTTATTGTATCTAACACATATTATCATATTTAAGGTTTCAGGCAACATGAATACAACTTTTTCGTGCTAAAGTATAAGTGAATTGTTCAACTTTTTCAGATTTTATGGTAAATTAGTCAGTGCATACAACTTAACATCACTACGAAAATAATTTTTAGGGACaggtaaaaatgtatttttagaggCATGCTTGATAACCGTTCCTAGTTTCTGCTGCTACAAGTGCTATTTGTAGAGGCGGGTAATACGGCTGCCCCTAAAATGTAAAAACTCATTTCTAAGAGCGAGTCATGCCCCTAGAAATGgggtttttaggggcggatcacGCCGCAACCCGCCCCTATCGATTGaatagaaaaacaaaaaaaaattgtctgCAGGTGCAGCAGCTGCTCTGACCTCTGAGCATTGCTGCTCCCCCGCGCCGTGCTCGCGCCGCCACCGTGCTCCCACTGTGCCGCGATCCGCGCTCCATGCCGTTGCCGCGCCGCAccggccgctgctgctccccgcGAGAAGGCGGGGAGAACGTCGAGGacgacggcgagctcggcgtcgaGGTCCCGAAAGGAGGTGGCAAGGTGGTGCTCAAGCGCCCACGTGCGGATGGCGGAGGCGATGTAGGAGACGAGTGGCGTCAGTGGGTGTCTGCCCCggcccgcctcgcgccgccgaggCCCAGGCCTGCCTCGTGCCGCCGCGGTGCGCTGTAGACCTGGCACGCCGCCTTTCacccgcgccgctgccgtgcgttGCAGCCCCGTGCGACAAGAGAGTGGAGGTGGTGACGCTGCAGGGAAGAGATGAGGCCGGGGAGGAGTGGTGGCCTGTGGCAGAGGGAGAGATGGGGCGAGAAGACTGAAGAGATACCGAAGAgataagggagagagaggagcatGTGTTGCCGCCCGCTGCTTTGTTTTATACTCCCCGCGTCATTGCTTTTTACTCTATGCGtcaatgtttttttattttttgaattaaaaaaatgtttttttatttttaggggcaggtgacATCTAAAAATCACGCCCTATTTTTAGGGAACGGTAATGTTatcacctgcccctaaaaataataTTGTTTTTAGGATTGGGTAATGGCGTCAGCCGTCTTTGAAAATAACGTTATTTTTAAGGGTGAGTAATGGCGTCACCTGCtcctaaaaataaatttttaaggGCGGGTCAGCTGCTATAGTAACCTCACTCCTTTTGTAGGAGCGGGTTATATTTTGGCCTGTCtctgaaaaaaattatttttgtagtagtgtaataTGGTACAAGGACTGAGGGTCTTATGTCCTAATTATGATAGATATAATTAAATAAACTAATGAGTAAATTACACCTCATGTCGCTAAACTTGTCTCGAGAATTCGTTTGGGTCCCTGAACTCTCAAATCGTGCATTGGATCCCTACATTCTATGGGGTGTTTCATCtaaggtcccaaatgcaccacgCAAATATCCTAAGCcgacgtggcatgccacgtgTTGCCGAGGCGGTGGCAAATATTTGCAAATATCTCCTTGCATATTTTTGTCTTCTCCCTTTTGCtcttttctccctccctctctccccctctctatctctatccCTTCCATTCTCAGTCCGTCGAGCACCTTCGCCCGCACAGGCTGCCGGCGCCACACAAGCCGCCGCTGCACCAGCCGGCGTCGCGTGTTGCCCATGGTTGTAGCCCGCGCAGGCCGTCGCCACGCCTTGCCCAAGGTGAGCAGGCGGTGGGCATGGCCGTGGCGGCCCTGCAAGTTGGAACACGGCGTTTTGACACCGATGACAGATGGAAGCTGGCGGGGAAAGGGCCAACAAGGATGAGGGGAGTACATAACGTGGTCGTCGGTGAGGGTGGAGCTCGTGTGGCTCCAATGGCGACCGGCAGTAGTGTGCCGATTCCCCGCCATGGAGCAGGCGGAATGAGTCGGGAAGGAGGCTGAGTGGTGGAGGAGCAAGTGGGAAGGGTGCTTGATGGAGGAATCGAGTAGGAATGCCATGGCCGACGGATTTGGCCGGCGAGCGATTGATCTGCGGTGGTATGAGAGGGAAGAGAAGAAAAGGGGAAGGGAGCAGAGAGATCCATGGCggagcgtggtggagctcatGGGCGGCTGTGCGCCCACTACGGCGGGCGCGCACCGTGTCCTGCACCTCCTCCTGCTCTTTCCCTGCCACCACAACAGAACactgggcggcgggcggccgagtGCGCGGGTAGCGGCCgtcggcgtggcgcggcggcggatgtAGAGGAGGCCGACGCGGGATATGGCCGCGAGTGTGGCACGGTGGTGGCCTGCACGGGCGGCCATTGGCGTGGcatggtggccggccggcgctaGGGAGGTAAGGCCGAGGACCTCCGTGACTGCCGtctgtgtgtgtgagagagagaggggagattATCAAATGGGAGAAGAAGGAACTCTAGAGGGGTGGTTTTATAAATATTCGCCACTGTGGCAATATGTGGCATGCCACGTCGGCTCTGGACGCTTGCATGGCGCATTTGGGATCTTAAGTGAAACACTTAATAGAGTTTAGGGATCCAGATGCACAATTTAAGAGTTCAGGGACCGAAGCGAAATCTCGGGATAAGTTTGGAGACCTggagtgcaatttactctaaaTAATTTTTGTTAACTTATATTTTTCACAATTTAAGCTTGAGGAATCTACCTATCAATAAAGTTTTTTTCGGGTGTGGGTGGGGGTCGGGATGGGGGTTGAGGTTAATCCTTGCTTCTTATCTATATATGGTACCCTTCATGGCAGCGGTCGGGTGGTGGCGAGCAACGCGGTGAAGGAGAATCTAGAATTTCTTATTAGGATGGTCTAATTAATATTTTTATATCTTAGTGAAGAAATCAATATAATTTAAtcttataaaaaatataatttttcaaaatttatctTCTTATTTTAGTTAACAATTGttgtatataaaaataattagtaGCTATTTTTTGTAAGTCATAAATAAAAACCgataagaaaaaattagaagaTAAGAATGCTTAGGTCAAATCTTAGGATAGGCCGCCTACACTTGGATGCACCCCACCAAAAAGGCTGGCGGAGACCGTGGCGAAGCTGCATACTATAAATTTGCTAGTAGCAGCCGCACTACAGTACAATGATATTTTACCCACTAAACAGGCATGTGGTGACTTCTTGTTTTAGGCAGTTTGTAGTGTAACAAAAAATCGATATTATTTTCTAATACTCTctccatttttatttacatattaaATTTGCATTATCCTAAGTTAAACTTATCCAACACTTACCATATTAATGGAACAATATctacaataccaaatttgtttaATTAGAGCCTAGAATATATTTTCTTCGGTACAGatattaaatatttttataaatttggGAAAAGTTGGATAAGTTTGTTTTGGAACAAAGTAAATATGACATGTAAAAATCGGAGAATGTAATGCAAAGTCCATATTTCATCATTATCCTCTCATTATCCATATTTCATCATTATCCTCTCATTTTCATCCTTAAACTAAAATCAGACAGCCCGCACCTTTCAACCCTTCCACCCTGTTTTGATCCGGCATTCCGGCGTGGAGTGATTGATTGAGATGGACGACACGCTCAAGTTACATGCCATCCTTGTCGTGTTCCTCCTTCCTTTTTTCTCATCAAGGCTTCTACCTCCCATCCCATAGTCGCATGACCGACCACCCCTTCCCGGCAAGCTGGGCCGCCGCGGCCCTAGCCCCGCTGCTCCTCCTACAAAGAGACTGTGACTGCTATTTCTAAGGGTATAAATGGTATGAATATTTTTCGATTTATTCGAATTCCATTCAGTTTGAAAAGGATTTTTATTTGTCTGTATCCGT
The nucleotide sequence above comes from Panicum virgatum strain AP13 chromosome 3K, P.virgatum_v5, whole genome shotgun sequence. Encoded proteins:
- the LOC120699431 gene encoding putative ubiquitin-like-specific protease 1B isoform X2, which produces MSTKKRPASTTKPKIVLLLNAEELSMTVPREVIVLDSQNSGDAVVKISKPERQIINKIKSTEEEEVLVHIDDVNIQKKVLESLADPMLEDGPPKYLQDDIIDACIHMLRDKNKNDIRAHGKVFIETTMICQLLHKAACSFYPIRGKEIKDHKKYGMQYLKHDMIFLPINQNGNHWYLAVVNTKKQEIQVLDSLGKQLREREELKYTLKQIEQCLKLAGNDVQTSSWLDYKVASWKVRQVKEIPEQTDMSSCGLFMIKYLEYWTGEKLNQEFTQSDIDHFRLKLAYELMSSPLNKARR
- the LOC120699431 gene encoding putative ubiquitin-like-specific protease 1B isoform X3; amino-acid sequence: MERGSRHSGSTVAARARRGGAAMLRGDAVVKISKPERQIINKIKSTEEEEVLVHIDDVNIQKKVLESLADPMLEDGPPKYLQDDIIDACIHMLRDKNKNDIRAHGKVFIETTMICQLLHKAACSFYPIRGKEIKDHKKYGMQYLKHDMIFLPINQNGNHWYLAVVNTKKQEIQVLDSLGKQLREREELKYTLKQIEQCLKLAGNDVQTSSWLDYKVASWKVRQVKEIPEQTDMSSCGLFMIKYLEYWTGEKLNQEFTQSDIDHFRLKLAYELMSSPLNKARR
- the LOC120699431 gene encoding uncharacterized protein LOC120699431 isoform X1; the protein is MDLDDPAGGSTEGQSPPPPADDLEMVELLLVSSPSPPWALPPPSAALCDPLPWPLSSSPIYSPPRRHHMLPRVVDLAGDADLEEDDSEMMPASDPSRLFQSWSTMPMGVGMLWSFDDGARISYPEIMSSAAPPTPQLNFAEPVVTPAFSRGSQGFRMLSYILGWIFYTKRVVALKRKKSSLRDEIETIRCYLKAPDRSEYMVITLVNQFLEVVSEVDCCLMDLSAMRGSLPSKAKQIEELTAKVEDISQRIVPYRPIEPAGHSRMLGAATLCTAAAQLDYISALMKQVFSRLKMVGDSVLRIWSQDHAFFCENHEQNNSTRAQNSEGSYCSASQNNSTRGCRVQQHEKGRKGISAKQRSKAGSVVWLHFSKNSSNVPRHPESVLQMDLSAHSEAAQRSSCSQVLQTREIAENAMPLIKNERIVVDCEQIKLGNNDVKARIGKLSRKCNKYTSGSKSEVWLHFEKLVSVEDSGVKAKCIYCDKVLKADSKRNGTSRLRRHIIGCHKIEFAGSLIIKKRQSKNKNELASTHNQDKDQASPDCHRFNSIVRAASANGPSHQGLQFTEIVGNPMPSTKKKSAEVQPSNKSRKHTKCTSRSRSKVWLHFSRVANIKDPCVIKAKCRQCGKLFRADSKINGTSHLRRHIIGSHKIELAGSVKTTGNCGNDSNVNQEETSIDNQAKDRAAAECRGIEHDSA